In Fusarium oxysporum f. sp. lycopersici 4287 chromosome 6, whole genome shotgun sequence, a single window of DNA contains:
- a CDS encoding hypothetical protein (At least one base has a quality score < 10) yields MQEDSFVSTDKGTGQRADDECSSDGSDEHSVNTVEEGEASEESDENEGSEASEASEESDESEESEESEGSEGSDGSGESQTTDESQTTDESPTTDESQTTDESDESDEKWRE; encoded by the exons ATGCAAGAAGACTCATTCGTATCAACTGATAAAGGTACGGGCCAGAGAGCTGACGACGAGTGTTCGTCGGATGGTAGTGATGAACACAGCGTTAATACCGTTGAGGAGGGTGAAGCGAGTGAAGAGAGTGACGAGAATGAAGGGAGTGAAGCGAGTGAAGCGAGTGAAGAGAGTGACGAGAGTGAAGAGAGTGAAGAGAGTGAAGGGAGTGAAGGGAGTGACGGGAGTGGCGAGAGTCAAACGACTGATGAGAGTCAAACGACTGATGAGAGTCCAACGACTGATGAGAGTCAAACAACTGACGAGAGTGACGAGAGTGACGAGA AGTGGCGAGAGTGA
- a CDS encoding hypothetical protein (At least one base has a quality score < 10), translated as MDTLPPKVYWTLLGDLPLSDLCNISRCSRSLCEIAKPMLYRVLHLSFNDGNLRSQTLLLLRTLVCNPGLSRFVRSICLENNGSGGWTKGHSQLLTLVLSGVSLRPERIRGFSTTSSWVPLDKYFLNLNSVVYTGHITSAELDWFRWHLSNCKQISRLHLCLPKRGSNHQFNLLEATSLDCLSELCLEHCALEPLLPKHPWRLRWLDLRLCSGTEAFIKRLLSGNQLQFVKVLRLSGRLSRRTFLSLLFSLDENHHLEQLSFRLDGLLQLAEGDHNGRSLAPLKLGVSFDGLRSRILGHLKIHGSKLRSVIVDIRQDIDFCEPSLSFSIQDMAIIINSCPSLTFLSLPVHFRNVSSDQVRHLHYPVKLQALHMRGDCGSFSDVARNISTLVSVFKFPPSFQAFVGHGKSLKIIHIPPSGRSFFTSVSRSQRLSYCLDL; from the coding sequence ATGGATACACTGCCTCCAAAGGTCTATTGGACGTTGCTAGGAGATCTGCCACTCAGTGATCTATGCAACATAAGTCGATGCAGCAGGTCGCTTTGCGAGATCGCCAAACCGATGCTCTACCGTGTCCTTCACCTTAGCTTCAACGACGGAAACTTAAGATCTCAGACACTGCTACTATTAAGGACACTGGTGTGTAACCCAGGTCTCTCCAGGTTCGTAAGGTCCATCTGTCTCGAGAACAACGGATCGGGAGGCTGGACAAAGGGACATTCGCAACTTTTAACTCTTGTACTGTCAGGTGTGAGCTTACGCCCGGAGAGAATTAGGGGGTTTTCCACAACCTCTTCCTGGGTTCCACTTGATAAATactttctcaacctcaattcCGTAGTGTATACAGGCCACATAACGTCCGCTGAACTTGATTGGTTTCGTTGGCATCTATCGAACTGCAAACAGATATCACGTCTTCATTTATGTCTTCCTAAGCGCGGATCTAACCACCAGTTTAACCTGCTCGAGGCGACCTCTCTTGATTGTTTGAGTGAACTCTGCCTTGAACATTGTGCGTTAGAGCCTCTCCTTCCAAAACATCCATGGAGGTTGCGTTGGCTTGACCTAAGACTCTGCTCAGGTACCGAGGCCTTCATCAAGCGGTTATTATCAGGCAATCAGCTGCAATTCGTGAAAGTTCTCCGTCTTTCGGGGCGGTTATCACGAAGGACGTTTCTTTCTTTACTATTTTCCTTGGACGAAAATCATCACTTAGAACAATTATCCTTTCGTCTAGACGGTTTGCTACAACTGGCAGAAGGAGATCATAACGGCAGGTCGCTAGCTCCATTGAAACTCGGGGTTTCATTTGACGGTTTACGGTCGAGAATTCTAGGCCACCTCAAGATTCATGGCTCAAAGCTGCGATCAGTCATAGTAGATATTCGGCAAGACATAGACTTCTGCGAGCCCTCCCTATCATTCTCAATACAAGATATGGCGATTATTATCAActcttgtccttctttgaCGTTCTTGAGTTTACCTGTCCATTTTCGTAACGTATCCTCGGACCAAGTCAGACATCTACACTACCCAGTTAAACTTCAAGCCCTGCATATGAGGGGCGACTGTGGCTCTTTCAGTGATGTGGCTAGAAATATCAGTACACTGGTCAGCGTGTTTAAATTTCCGCCAAGTTTCCAAGCCTTCGTGGGTCACGGCAAGTCGCTAAAGATTATTCACATACCGCCTTCAGGACGGTCCTTTTTTACTAGTGTTAGCAGGAGCCAAAGGTTGTCCTATTGCCTCGATTTATGA
- a CDS encoding hypothetical protein (At least one base has a quality score < 10), producing MRSVTIVASLLCATSLTVALRVVPRSNNHDMAPEGFLKAESAALDKVEITPKNLLVGRPTSPRTQVLKDRAPNSPSLTVKLVNNFDRKNTIRSYISGLDATGKVFFVSPDGKLVYPKSKEPRVPSEIMDDITLFLGPRKQPLEVPLPSYIRSGRIYFADSDLRFFVVNMGEGESVIQPSVTNLQDPNADVNWGFVELSYMDDSLYANISYVDFVGIVLGMMLTEKDGSTQTTAGLVADAVTKICDDLAKQKETDKRDWASLCVANADGKPVRVLSPGNKHDLDSKLFDTYWDTYVNEVWNRYTAQDLTINTQTSAGRVKCRVSGDQLLCEGSDRGFAKPTGKDIWGCNSGPFAISEGDTPVHAAVVPRICAAFVRSTLLLDGGNDQPSLGQSSYYTVSPTNHYSRIVHSYEVDGRGYAFPYDDVNPDGNENASGVVSSDNVQSLTVYVGAPPPTRGQND from the coding sequence ATGCGTTCTGTCACTATTGTAGCCAGCCTGCTATGTGCAACATCTCTAACCGTTGCGCTCCGCGTCGTGCCGCGGTCGAATAACCACGATATGGCACCCGAAGGTTTTCTTAAAGCAGAATCCGCTGCTCTTGACAAGGTCGAAATTACGCCGAAGAATTTACTTGTTGGGAGGCCAACCAGTCCCAGAACTCAGGTCCTGAAAGATCGCGCTCCCAACTCTCCTTCCTTGACGGTGAAACTTGTTAATAACTTTGACAGGAAAAATACTATCAGGTCCTATATATCCGGACTAGACGCTACTGGTAAGGTCTTCTTTGTCTCCCCTGACGGTAAGCTTGTCTATCCCAAATCCAAAGAACCTCGCGTACCGAGCGAGATTATGGACGATATTACCTTGTTTCTAGGCCCTCGAAAACAGCCTCTCGAAGTCCCACTGCCTTCCTATATTCGCTCAGGTCGCATCTACTTTGCAGACAGCGACCTCCGTTTCTTTGTTGTGAACATGGGAGAAGGCGAAAGCGTGATTCAACCTTCGGTTACCAATCTTCAAGATCCAAATGCAGATGTGAACTGGGGCTTTGTAGAACTGAGCTATATGGATGATTCGTTATATGCTAACATTAGCTATGTTGATTTTGTTGGTATAGTGCTAGGGATGATGCTTACTGAAAAAGACGGTAGTACCCAGACCACTGCGGGCCTAGTAGCCGATGCTGTTACCAAGATTTGTGATGACCTGGCCAAACAGAAAGAGACAGATAAGCGCGATTGGGCTTCACTCTGCGTCGCGAACGCCGATGGGAAGCCTGTCCGTGTCCTTTCACCCGGAAACAAGCACGACCTCGACTCCAAGCTTTTCGACACGTATTGGGATACTTATGTGAACGAGGTATGGAACAGATACACAGCGCAAGATCTCACTATCAACACACAAACGAGTGCTGGCCGTGTTAAGTGTAGAGTCTCAGGCGATCAGCTTCTCTGCGAGGGTAGCGATCGCGGATTCGCCAAACCCACAGGTAAAGACATCTGGGGCTGTAACAGCGGTCCGTTTGCTATTTCAGAAGGTGACACCCCAGTCCATGCTGCCGTAGTTCCACGCATCTGTGCCGCATTCGTTCGATcaacccttcttcttgatggtgGTAACGACCAGCCGAGCCTAGGTCAGAGCTCGTACTATACAGTCAGTCCTACTAACCACTATAGCCGCATCGTTCACTCCTATGAGGTTGATGGTAGAGGCTATGCCTTTCCTTATGATGACGTTAATCCCGATGGAAATGAGAATGCGTCTGGGGTCGTGAGTTCTGATAACGTCCAGTCTTTAACTGTCTATGTTGGTGCACCACCGCCTACACGAGGCCAAAATGATTAA